The Triticum aestivum cultivar Chinese Spring chromosome 3A, IWGSC CS RefSeq v2.1, whole genome shotgun sequence genome includes a region encoding these proteins:
- the LOC123057767 gene encoding germin-like protein 11-1, which yields MKLFTVMFSYLLLLGLYTPPSLSDSPPLQDMCPMAPQGERKLFMNGYLCKHPSTILASDFKTLLLNHAGKLDNVVIVTAAEFPGLNTLGMSMARTDIDPYGLVLPHSHPRASEMMFVHDGRVLAGFFDTTGKLFQKRLCKGDVFIFPRGLVHFIMNYGFRLATTFSVLKSQNPGVVGITHAMFAPDSDVVEGLVARVMKFREMEISDNKTTDFPWTS from the coding sequence ATGAAGCTCTTCACCGTCATGTTTTCctacctcctcctccttggcctctATACACCACCAAGCCTGTCAGACAGTCCACCTCTTCAAGATATGTGCCCTATGGCGCCTCAGGGTGAAAGGAAGCTGTTCATGAACGGCTACCTCTGCAAGCACCCTAGCACCATACTGGCTTCTGATTTCAAGACTTTGCTTCTCAACCATGCCGGGAAACTAGACAACGTGGTCATCGTCACCGCTGCCGAGTTCCCTGGCCTCAACACCCTTGGCATGTCCATGGCACGGACCGACATCGACCCGTATGGGCTAGTGCTTCCCCACTCTCACCCAAGGGCGTCTGAGATGATGTTTGTCCATGATGGCAGGGTGCTGGCTGGTTTCTTTGACACAACCGGTAAGCTGTTTCAGAAGAGACTATGTAAGGGGGATGTGTTCATCTTTCCCCGTGGTttggttcatttcatcatgaactATGGTTTCCGTCTTGCAACGACGTTCTCGGTGCTTAAAAGTCAGAACCCTGGTGTAGTTGGCATCACCCATGCAATGTTCGCGCCAGATTCAGATGTAGTTGAGGGGCTGGTGGCCAGAGTGATGAAGTTCAGAGAGATGGAAATCTCCGACAACAAGACTACTGATTTTCCATGGACTTCCTGA